The following proteins come from a genomic window of Mycolicibacterium rufum:
- a CDS encoding bifunctional riboflavin kinase/FAD synthetase — MQRWRGQDDIPTDWGRCVVTIGVFDGVHRGHQELIGRAVKAGRSRGVPTVLMTFDPHPMEVVFPGSHPAQLTTLTRRAELVEEMGIDVFLVVPFTADFMKLTPERYIHELLVERLHVVEVVVGENFTFGKKAAGTVELLRKAGERFGFAVDSLSLVAEHHRDETVTFSSTYIRSCVDAGDMVAAAEALGRPHRVEGVVVRGDGRGRVLGFPTANVAPPMYSAIPADGVYAAWFTVLGHGPVVGTVTPGERYQAAVSVGTNPTFSGRTRTVEAFVLDTTADLYGQHVAVDFVARLRGQEKFGSVDDLVTAMTADTERARTILSAR, encoded by the coding sequence GTGCAGCGCTGGCGGGGTCAGGACGACATCCCCACCGACTGGGGCCGATGCGTCGTCACCATCGGCGTCTTCGACGGGGTTCATCGGGGACACCAGGAGTTGATCGGCCGTGCGGTCAAGGCCGGCCGGTCCCGCGGCGTGCCGACGGTGCTGATGACCTTCGATCCGCACCCGATGGAGGTCGTGTTCCCGGGCAGCCATCCCGCTCAGCTGACGACGCTGACCCGGCGCGCCGAGCTCGTCGAGGAGATGGGCATCGACGTCTTCCTCGTGGTGCCGTTCACCGCCGACTTCATGAAGCTCACCCCGGAGCGCTACATCCACGAACTGCTGGTCGAGCGCCTGCACGTGGTCGAGGTGGTGGTCGGGGAGAACTTCACGTTCGGCAAGAAGGCGGCGGGCACCGTCGAGCTGCTCCGCAAGGCGGGCGAGCGCTTCGGTTTCGCCGTCGACTCGCTGAGTCTGGTCGCCGAGCACCACCGCGACGAGACGGTGACGTTCTCGTCCACCTACATCCGGTCCTGCGTCGACGCCGGCGACATGGTGGCCGCCGCGGAGGCGCTGGGCAGGCCGCACCGGGTGGAGGGCGTCGTGGTGCGCGGTGACGGACGGGGCCGGGTGCTGGGCTTCCCGACCGCCAACGTGGCCCCGCCGATGTACTCGGCCATCCCCGCCGACGGCGTCTACGCCGCCTGGTTCACCGTGCTCGGGCACGGACCGGTGGTCGGCACGGTCACGCCGGGGGAGCGCTATCAGGCCGCGGTGTCGGTCGGCACCAACCCGACGTTCTCCGGCCGCACCCGGACCGTGGAGGCGTTCGTCCTGGACACCACCGCCGACCTCTACGGCCAGCACGTCGCCGTCGACTTCGTGGCACGGCTGCGCGGCCAGGAGAAGTTCGGCTCGGTCGACGACCTGGTGACCGCGATGACCGCCGACACCGAGCGGGCGCGCACCATCCTCTCGGCCCGATAG
- the mntR gene encoding manganese-binding transcriptional regulator MntR, with protein MSPDQTPADLTTVAQDYLKVIWTAQEWSHEKVSTKLLAERIGVSASTASESIRKLADQGLVDHEKYGAVTLTDAGRRAALAMVRRHRLMETFLVRELGYGWDEVHDEAEVLEHAVSDRMLMRIDAKLGYPTRDPHGDPIPAADGRVPTPPARQLSACQNGEAGTVARISDADPEMLRYFDTVGISLDSHVRVVARRDFAGMISVAVRAPGAGGAAEITVDLGSPAAEAIWVVA; from the coding sequence GTGAGTCCTGATCAGACGCCCGCCGACCTGACGACGGTGGCTCAGGACTACCTCAAAGTCATCTGGACCGCCCAGGAGTGGTCGCACGAGAAGGTGAGCACCAAGCTGCTCGCCGAACGGATCGGGGTGTCGGCGAGCACCGCGTCGGAGTCCATTCGCAAGCTGGCCGACCAGGGCCTCGTCGACCACGAGAAGTACGGCGCGGTGACGCTCACCGACGCCGGCCGTCGGGCGGCGCTGGCGATGGTGCGCCGGCACCGGTTGATGGAGACGTTCCTGGTGCGCGAGCTCGGCTACGGCTGGGACGAGGTGCACGACGAGGCCGAGGTGCTCGAGCACGCGGTGTCCGACCGGATGCTGATGCGCATCGACGCCAAACTCGGCTATCCGACCCGCGATCCGCACGGCGACCCGATCCCTGCCGCCGACGGCCGCGTGCCGACTCCCCCGGCGCGCCAACTCTCGGCGTGCCAGAACGGCGAGGCCGGCACCGTGGCGCGGATCTCCGACGCCGACCCCGAGATGCTGCGCTACTTCGACACCGTCGGCATCAGCCTCGACTCGCACGTGCGGGTCGTGGCCCGCCGCGACTTCGCCGGCATGATCTCCGTCGCCGTCCGGGCGCCCGGCGCGGGCGGCGCGGCGGAGATCACCGTTGACCTGGGAAGCCCTGCCGCAGAAGCGATCTGGGTCGTTGCATAG
- a CDS encoding type II toxin-antitoxin system Rv0910 family toxin, with protein sequence MAKLELSRTLPMSAGDAWQHVADLSALGDWMTMHQGWRSELPDELSVGTTIVGVAAAKGMRNRVTWTIREFDPPTALAITGEGVGGTRYKLAMTVADTAKGCTFTVRMDLGGAPLFGPIGAAAVRAVKGDIDKSIKQFETLYA encoded by the coding sequence ATGGCCAAGCTGGAACTGTCCCGAACCCTGCCCATGTCGGCCGGGGACGCCTGGCAGCACGTCGCGGACCTGTCCGCCCTCGGCGACTGGATGACGATGCACCAGGGGTGGCGCTCGGAATTGCCCGACGAACTCAGTGTCGGCACGACGATCGTGGGCGTGGCCGCCGCCAAGGGCATGCGCAACCGCGTGACGTGGACCATCCGGGAGTTCGACCCGCCCACCGCGCTGGCGATCACCGGCGAGGGCGTCGGCGGCACCCGCTACAAGCTCGCGATGACGGTGGCCGACACCGCGAAGGGCTGCACGTTCACGGTGCGGATGGATCTCGGTGGCGCGCCGCTGTTCGGCCCGATCGGCGCCGCGGCCGTGCGCGCGGTCAAGGGCGACATCGACAAGTCGATCAAGCAGTTCGAGACGCTCTACGCCTGA